In Bactrocera neohumeralis isolate Rockhampton chromosome 5, APGP_CSIRO_Bneo_wtdbg2-racon-allhic-juicebox.fasta_v2, whole genome shotgun sequence, the genomic window TTATTGTCGCTCTGCTAACGGAGTGAAGGCTCACCTCCCAGAATGAGGCTGCACTCAGTAGCAGTACGTCTACTTAATAGCAGCCACATCTGTCTGAAAAACACTACAGTAGTCCGGTAGTCTGAAGCTAAGATTGGCGGAGAGCTCCTTAAAGAAAACTCCACCTCCAACCTTCCCTCCTAACTTCGAGCCATTCGTGTAAAAGCTCACTTCATCTCTTCTTCAGCGCCTCCTCTGCATTTACATATTCCTCTTCGCTATGTGTGCAGAGGAAAAACCGCAATGATTTAAGTCTTCAGAAATGCAGTTTAAGGAGCAGAGAGTTTTGGTGTGTCCTTGTTCGAAGCCATTCATATGCCCTGAGCCTTAGAGCGCACTTCTCTGCAATGCACCTGCCGGCAATGTCCACTGGAGCTATGTGTAAAATGGCATTAACTGATTTTGTAGGTGTAGTCCGCAGTGCACTGGAGATGTCGATGAGAATGGCTCTATGGACACGTTCTTAGCAAGTGCAGCCTTTTCGTGGTTTGACTACTGTTTCGTAAAGCCCAATCTTCGGTGAGAGCCCCCACCTTTGCTGCCCATAAAGGTAAAGCCCTAGGTATTTCACCTTATCAGCACGTTGGAGACGTGAGCTTCTGAATGAAGGGAGAGGTACGTCTGGGATCTTATACCTCCgggtaaataaaattatttcagttCTACTTGGGTTGAGGGCAAAGccttcgtgaagatatcttgtcacaaaaaagttttccatagaaaaacTTCATTCTGACCTTTCAGTTCGTATAGCAGACATATGGTATAgcggtccgatattggcggtttcgacaaatatgCAGCTTCTTGTGGTGAAGATGGCTTGTGCATaatcaaatcgatatctcaaagcTAATGGATCAGTGATGGACAGACAGATTTGGCTTAATCGACTCGGCTCATCACGctgatgatatacatatatacatatttatacatatgtacatatatatttttttttataagatctcCGAAGTTTCTTTCTGGGtactacaaacttcgtgacaaacttaatgtgtaccctgttcagggtataaaaatcgcGAATACCCTTAAAACtatggaaatatttataaaatatttaaaaaattatgtttgataCCTTGAAATTATTCGTATTTATAACTATTAAAATATAACTTAAAAGCTAATCAACTACTTACATATTCAAACATTATATCATTCAATCatttaataacaatatttcTCCTTAATTGCAGTATTCGGAGATACGAGTACAATTGGCACAAATATCCGCCAATTTGGAGACGATGAGTCGAATGGTGCAAACAATAAATATACGAAATTTCAATGGTATGTTAATACAaaaacacatgtacatacatatgtctgtatttaCATGGAACATAGAAAACAATAATATGGCAACTAACCATATACAACATTTGCACTTTCAATTCTCACAGAAAAGGAAATGGATGAACTGCGcacacagaatttaaaaatgGGTAATCAGCTGATGAACAAATTCAAAGAATTCAAAGCGAACATGCCGCCTGAGAACGATTTCACATTGGAGGCGCGCATGAAGCGAACGCTCTTCTACGGTCTCTATCAGagttacatacaaatatggacGAAAAACGAAGAGTTCCTGCAATTATACGAACGCAAGCTAAAGAAAAATCTGGAAATGCATTCGAAAATCAGTAAGTGCTGcgatttgataaaatataaaattaacttcgtaaatacttgtatataatgtataataaataaattcattgttTTGAATTGTCTAGTTAAAAATTATagcttaaaattgaaatttaatttttaatcccaaaattgGATTTAAGAGGTTTTATCCACTTGCAAGCGCATATCCAGGACGACTTTAGAAAAAATGTCTGGCGGCGAGGCAGATTTTCCTGCTTAAAGCTAtttcaaaaccaaaaccaaaaaaaaatttatcacaaTAGATGAATACAAAATAAGATCTTtcataataatttcgattttttaagacagTCTAaactgcaaatttatttttaaaaaacggttttttttgGGGTGTCGCCAAAATTTTGAGTAATTCTTCGGTCATTAACTGAGAATTGTAACTAGAAAGGTCAAGGAAATTTTCGTCGATTGGTCCAGTTGTTTCGGTGAAATTTTTCTCACCGCCTCTGAAAAACACCGCTCCGAGAAAATAACTTACAGTGGTGGTTGAAAACATTTGCAACCAAAATCattgtttatacaatttttttgttgctaaagTAATTTTTGTGTTCTTTGATTTTAAATACAGTTTGgtcttgaaagcaaaaataaaagaaaattcgaaGATATCGTTAAAATAATTCCATACAGAAATCAACGATTTGCCGTATTATTTGGACTGAGAACATTCACACAGTTCACAGAGGAGGTAGGTCTACAATCCTAAGAGAAAACCGGCAAAGAAAAATTTCCTTACAAAATACCCCAAAGTAGTTCCAAGAGATTTTAAAACTGAAGTTCAACTCGACATCAGTCTCTCCACTAACAAAAGACGGCCTTTGGAGTTTGATCTGCGTAGTTACAGATGTTCGAAAAAACCATTTCTGCctacaaaaaatagaaaaacgaGGTTTAGATTTGCTCGATCACACTTAAATTGGACTAAGCCGAATTGGAACTCAATTTTATGATCAGATGAACCGAAATTCAACCTCCGAGGCTGAGATAGCAAAGCTTATATTCGACGTCCTCAAGGCGCAAAATATAACCCAAGGTACACAACTGCCACAGTAAAACGCGGAGAGGGTAATATTATGATGTGGGGCTGCTCTCCGGTAATGTTATTGGTTCAGTTCATCGTATATCTGACATGGTAGCAGTAAATTTAAACTAATGTTATGCTGCCGTTTGCCGCTAGTATGGACTTTCCAATACGATAAAGACCCTAAAAACACGTCTAGGTGGTTagcaaaaaatcatataaatactGTAATGTGGCCGGCACAGCCTTCCGATCTCACCCCGATTGAGAATATGTGGATGATGATTAAACGAAAAATAGGCAGTGAATATTCTGGAATGGTGATTAAGTTTTCGTCAGATTGGAAGTGATCCTTACAGTTACATGAGTCTAGTTGCTTCAATACCCTAGAAAAAGTGctgaagttattaaaaataatggctatgcaaataaatattaataaaaattttggaatatttttagaatacttAAAAGTTGCAAATGTTTTGAACACATGAATTTTGACTTTGGTTTATTTAATGCCTTTTTACCGTCATAAGCAAATGAATTAATGTCTcagtttttatgattatttgtatacacaagacctccaataaaaaaatatatgtacatatatagataaagGAAtactttatcaaaaattaaaaaaatgtttttaaataaaatagtcatTATGGTTGCAAATGTTTTGACCACCACTGTATATGTATCTCCgaaatcatttgcgaaatgtaattgaaatttttggagattatattcaaatatgaaaaaaaatcgattttttttatttacatgtgGATATAGGCCCTTAAGGAACTAATTTTGAgtccataaaataaaaaaaaaaataattaattaacaaaaaatgaaTTTCCGACCCCAGAATCAGAGTAAAAAacttaagttaaaaataaacaatatatttaaaataaaaatggaatgaaaaggaatacaaaagaaaaactaaatctACCTGGAATACTACAAGTATAAAATTCAATCTGattattttggtttaaaaattaattttcattttttttacctGTTATTtgggtttaaattaaaaaaaaaaacaaatatttctgactaaaatgctataaaattgtattcgttttttgggattaaaatcttttttaactttttttaccaGGTATTTGggtttaaaataaatcaatattatttttaattaagattttcggtattgtaaaataaaaaaaaaatatttaaattttaatttcattgttatatgtatgtatataataaagttttattactCACCTACCTTTAGTGAACTGCAATTCCACTGAAGAAGAAATTGAAGAACTGATAGCAAATAAGACGACGAACCTTTTTGTTGGCAATGTAAGTCGTATACAAActtattcacacacacactctacACTAACATTTTACACTAGCACTTTGCACGAACAGTTTACGCACATTTTACACCAACACTTTTGACTAACGCACTTTTCACTAACACTTTACACTAATATTTAACCTATCTCATAAATGAACACTTTTCATTATTACTTTTCGATATCTTTTTTCGCTAAGATTTAACTTATCActtaacattttaaatgaaCACTTTTCAATATCGCTTTTCGCAACCACTTTACAATAACACTTCTGCCGCCACTTTACACAAACACTATTCTCTGTTATTCTTATCCTCACTATCCATTTACACTAATGCTAaacattattgttgtattttgtttGCAGATTCTAGAAGAAACCGAAAATGAACGACGCACACTTCGCGATTTAATGGATCGCTTCAATGAGCTGAAGAAACTGGAAAAGTCCATTGAAGATGTGCACGCCTTATTCCTGCGCATACAAACACTCGTAATGGAACAGGtgcgtacaacaacaataacagcggCATTTTGATCTGCCTCTGTCAAATTGTCTATATTCacattattgtttatttgcagAGTGAAACGATAAATCGCGTTGAATTTGTAGCGCAACAAGCGACGCACTTTGTGGATAAAGGTCAGAATAAGCTGCAGAAAGCAGAATCGCTGAAAAAGAAAGCTTTAAAGGTTAGTTACAGTTGTGCGTTAaagttaatttgtgtttttaaccttttctttttgttttgcagAAGAAGTTTTGGCTCATCGGCATCGCGTTGGCTGTGTTAattgtattaatattaattggtatatatttatgaactaaagacaaatatatttatattaaattccaAACGCACGACAATTTTTCACTTAAACAAAGTTTCAAACCGGAACTTTTTGACAGttagcaaaggaagaggaaaaaTAGCGGCTGTTGGTGAATAACCCAGCGTCGTGTTGAATATCAAATGTAGTGCTGCCACTTATCTGACAGAAAGTTtgcttagaaaattttaaataaacaaatgaataaaaaattaaatgtttattattggATTCAgctatatattaaatattcatatattttgtttaattaaagtaaattattagATTTATGAAAGTGAAAATAAGTAAGTATTACATTAAACAAGACAATGTAGTGTCATTTTCGAGTAGTTGTTCCCTGTATTGAACTCTTATACTAGAACAAAGTCCTCTTTTGCACTGAAGCTTTGCTTGTTTTTTGAGCGATTCTATAgactttaatgaaaattatcaaataaaatattattttataatcaaCTAGACGgtgtaattaaataatattatataatttatcacGACGAATAAATACACGTTTCCAAGTATAGAATCAGAAACTTCAACGATAACGATCAAAATACGATTACGAATCCATTTTAGTGTGATAAGTGAGGATTAATAGAAATAAGTCTTACCAAAGACTTATCGACTTATGGTATATAACGGTGCGGAAGGGAGCAGAAGAAGGCCAGAACACATATATGATCTGATATGTTATCATATACGTGCTCTGAGAGGGCCTATGCCCAATCATTTGGTAATGTTTTGTTCAACATTCATCGTATATAATTGGAAAATCGAAGGTGATTCTGTAAAAAATACTTCCATTAGCACTTTTTGCAGGAATAAATGACTGTGACGTCTTACAGTACTGTGGTTCGGACGTTCTGCGAGTACATATTGAAATAGCGTTTCACGTTATATATAAGAAAGAAGACTTGGCACTCAGTgccgtattttttatttcgctaCTATAAAGTTATCTGATATCAATTCTACTTCTACCCTTTTTCTGTGGTAATAAAAGCCTCAATTAATGACATACAGGATAACCAAGTTCAGCCGTTCAAGCCGAAGAAACATACGCATGATTGCTGATCTAGTGACAGCTCAAAACTTCCCGCAAGCCGAATGGACTTGTAAGGTAATGTCAGTAACGATGACTCATGCAGAAACTGCAGGGAAGTAGGCATGAGAGACAATGGAAGATCGCTGTTTCTATTCGACCTTATCTAGAATTCGTCTTTGACATCTAGGAGCTATGCAGTTGAGTGACTAGATAAAGTACCAAAAGTAGATATCAAAGTATGACGAAAACTTCAGCTTCTATTAAAAAGAGCCTCCATCTGGTAATACAAAAGATCCGAAGGTCTATGAATGAGGTGACAATCAACCAGTATATTTTATACTAACCTAATAGAATAtcataattaaaacatttagtCAGCTGTTGTagatttttctttgaaattcaaaaatgcgaagatcataattttccaaaatgttctagaaataattagaaatattgACCAAGAAGACGACAACAACATACAAAATGATTGCTAAAACTTAAGTAAATGGCAAGAAAATCTCTGTAAGGCAGATTATTCCGAAAGATTTAAGCTGAGGAgccaaataagaaaaaaagttcaACACTCAATATATGGGGTAAGTAAGCTCGGGTGAGATTTTGTAAACCGTTCGAAAAAGTGGTATCACATTTTATTCTCTGAACTAACAATTATAGTCACCAGATCTAgatataatattaaatgaatGAGGTTTGACGTGGAAGATTATGAATCTGGGAAATAACACTGTCAAAAGATATATATTAGACATGGGGTATAAGTCGTTTcagttttattgaaattatccatattattatgaaatatggTAAAATGAAAGTTCGCCACTTAaaggaaaccaaaaaattttcacttttttttgtaattttttaatacttaattccaaaaattttggaatttaatttcatttgtttttcattaaaaaagagaaaagaaaatcgTCAAAAAAGTACATCATtcaaatttttactataatttgtGTCCATCGAGTTtcagataaaaatatatagtacatacaatatctcctacaataacaataatttgatttacgcaattattataatttttcacgcTTAAAATCACTATTAAACAAACTGACGATGTGGCAACTTTACGTCAATTAAAATCAACGTCTCCAGAATCCCGTAATTTCTAttgacatattttttcaatcatCTGCAACCCAATCAGCAGATGGTAGTATTTTGGCAAAGTGCATCAATAAACAAAAATCCTATGcaggcaaaacaacaacaacgaagtagtagaaatagaaagaaaaagGGGAATAGAATTCTTGTACTGAGTTGTGAACACCAAgagaatatacaaataaatgaaaacaatgtgaAAAGTGTAAATTATTAATGCATTTTGTACATAAAAACGGCGACATTTGGACGGTTGATTAGGTAAAATAATATAGTAAAGcgtttgtaataatattttgtaaaaaaactgataaaaataaataaaaaggctGAATATGCAAAGCCATCAACGAAACGAAAGTCGAGCGCCATTTTTGTCAGTTGTCAACTTCGTGTTTTCGCAAGTGAATTTAGTGAAATTTTAtcgaataattttacattaaatctGCTCTGagaattattaaatttggtaaataatgaaaattcaaaGTGTTTAGAATGTTTTGAAAGCAGTTATGTGAAAAACTTTGTGGTTTAAGAGAAGTTATTTGCCATTGAAATTCAGCGTGCCGACGAAGTCGAAAGGGcgcaattaaaatttctttgtcgTGTTAAATTTTGCCAATGAAGTCTTCTTTAAAAGGCTTCTGAAAAAATGCTCGATCCGATGAATATGtttcgaatttttataaaaaatattttattttaaataggcTGCACAGAAAATGAGCGCCAATGCGCTGGGCGGGGACGAAAATCAGACGGCTTTGTCGATTACGACGACAACTGTACCACCCGGTCAAGAATTCATTGATGAGTTCGAGGAGTTATTGGAATGCAATGAAACTCAAATCCGAATCGGTGAAAGAGTGACACTTGCCATAGCGAGCAATGGCAAAAGCGTTGGCGGCGGAAAAAATGTCAACGAGCGCAAACCAAATGGCATTGCATCCACAAATTGCGAAGAAAAATCGCGCTCCGAGGTATGAATGCTTTGCTGAAATGTGTATGTGTTATATGAaatgcataaattaaaattcgtttggaattttttgaaaCGCTTTTAGTTGGATTCCGAGGTGAGTGAGTTACTGGGTTCTGTGATAATGCATAATTGTACGGGAACTCGTGCTAGTGCACGCGTCatacaaaaaatgaaacaagACCAGACGCGACCATTAACACCACCAAATGAACGTGATCCACAGCGACGTGACGAGAAGTCAATGCAAAAAACTCCATCGCAATTACGCAGCTGTAAGCCGACATGGACCAATTTAGAACGAAATCACTTTTTTGATGCGCTTAATGAGTTTGGCAAGGATTTTGATGCACTCGGCAATTATATAAACACAAAGTTGAAACGCAGAAGCACAGCAGACAGTGCATTCAAGACGAAAGAACAAGTGCGACAGCACTATTACCAGACGTATCATAAAatctgtaaatatataaaattctctgACGGTAAGTGGccttgttaaatatatttatttgcatatatacatatgcatattgtatgtaatataatttttaattttttctttcttctttacaGAAGTTAAGAAACCGGCACAGGAGTTATATGCGCTTATCAATTATGGCGAAATGCGACGGAAACTTCAATTTGTAACCGATAAACACTTCATGAAGTTGCGAAATCTTGTCTACCATGGTCACATAACTGTGCGTTGCAAAGGCAAAAACCTGCGTATTAAAACACCATCATGCAAGGCATTAAGGAGACTGAACCAACTTGATGGTAAATAACTTTAAGCATGCAATTAGAAcgtcattaaaatttttgtttgcatttgcaGATTCACTTGAGGACATACGATTGCCATCGAAAATCGAAGTAATCGTTAGTCCTGCCACTATGGAAGCCTTCGGACGCGTTCAAACCGTTGCACAAAATCCACGTGTACGCACTACGGTGCCACTGCACAAGAAACTggtaaattttatcaaaacgtTTCAAATGAAATGGCGTAGTGCCGAACAGAAAATGGCGGAAGAAGAATTGAAATTGTTTCCTTCGTATTGTGCGCCCACACCCACTCTACATTCAAGCGATTGTAACGGACCGCAGTCTGCCGAAAATTCTGAGCGTCTACCAGCCTTTCAAGATCCTGAAATGTGTTTTTTACCCAAACCAGGTGTGCCTATACATCGTCCATTGTTGAGCATTACGGAGTACCTTGGTAGTGGAAATATCTGTTTGGCCGCCTACGAAGAACGTATGGGCGTGAAAGTGCGTGGTGAAACGTTATCACAAGATCGTGCCGCCAATAAGCGACCACGCACCGATAGTGGTTCGGAGAAACGTTCGCCTGATTCGAAGAAAAATAAGCTTTTCAACAGTCCACCATATGAAAAACTAGACAGTGACGGCCCAGTTGGTGATATTGTGTTCAAAGAGGAACTTGGCGTGATGTACGAACAAGACATATTACCTGGAAAATGTGAAAGCAGTAGCGATGAGTTAAGCGACGAACTGCAAGAGTTGTTGAATGCCGATTTGGATAGTAGTGTAGTGATAAAAGAAGGTGCTGATAACTCGCAAGAGGAAATAAAAATGCCATTAAACGCAAGTGATatgacagcaacaataacaactaatgCAAGTTCAACAACTTTTAATCAAAACCCAAACACTGCCAATAATCAAGCGCGTATGCGACGACCTGTCAATGCGCGTGCTGGGCGTGCCAGTGCATCCAATTTTAAGCCACTCATCAGTGAGGCAGTGATACGGCGCATACGAAAAGGCTGGACAATATCCACGGCGGCGGATATAACCATCGGCGACCTTTATGTTGTGCTGGGACAAGATTCGAAACTCGAACTAGACTACTATTGGACTGAtagacaacagcaacaaccaagCGTGAATACCGTTAACACCAGCAATGCTTTGATTAATGTAAACAATATGCATGTAAGTAATAACTGCAGTTTGACCTTCGGTGGCGCTGCTTTGGAGTCCATGACGCAATCAGATACAAAAGTGTTTATGCAAAAGCAAAATGGTATGCCATATAATCCCAGTGAATGTGATGACCCGGAGTTGTTGAAATCCCTCTCCACCGCTGGCGTTGCAAATAAGCTTAAGCATCTGCTCTTGATAGCCAATCTGAGCGAGCGCATGCGCAAGAGACAGTGTTCCTGCGGACACACATGTGAGCGTAATGTAGCCAAATCAAGAGTAAGTGACGCGCAACATAATACATTTTGTACAGAAAtttatagttaattttttagatGGAGCGCAATTTGGCTACAAAGACTTATGTGTcgacaaaaacattttcgaccAACATCAACAACGATAGCAATAATGTTTTTCGTCAGCCTGTTGCACCCATACGACGGCCACTTTTTAATATGGACAGCGTCAAACAACTCAATCCGGTAAGTGAACGGAAAATACATCTTTTTGTCTCTTCAAGTGTAGTAATTTGCTTTCGTTTCTGTTCACTTCACAGTTGTCACGCCAAAAGCAATCAATGCGTCAAGTGCTGGTGCAACGTATGATATTACCGGGTGGCAGCAACGCCAATCAGTCGTACGAtgtgttgaaaattaaaaatatggaaaacacACTTGAAAACGCTGCCACCAATACAGTGGAACAAAGTACATGCGCAGAATCTCAAACGTCTCCTGAATCAGTTAATTTGTCTGCAGCTAAGACAATGACGGAAGTGTCAACCATAGTGCCGCTACATCACAATCCATCAACGAGTAGCAATTCCTCAccttttatttcaattacaaaCCTTAATTATGGCGATAGTGACGCAGCTGCTGGTTTAGAGGAGGTGGACAATAATCCTTCAACTTCCGGAGCTTATAAAATAGCATCTAACAACACTGATCTTGTTGCtcgtttttttcaatcctccGCTGTTGATAACGCTGATATATCGCTGTCTTCGTCATTTCCCGATAGCGCTTTCGATGAGTCTACAAGTaagtaaagtattttttattactttcttgTAATTTACACCACAGCAGTGGAAGCGAACATATGAAAAgctagaaaaatataatttttagttatgtatgtatatagaattgaaatatttatacggTGGGAGCGGGGTGTGTGATTACTTTGTTGCATATTAAAGggaaaaactcaattttttgccaaatagTCGGctaatttgttattgtaaaaattgtgaacattttcaaaataatatttggtattactcaacgtcagtttacactgtcgaaagcagctttaaaatcgacgaagaggtggtgtgtgtcgattctcttttcaccggtcttttccaagaattgatgcatggtgaatatctggtca contains:
- the LOC126758937 gene encoding protein cramped isoform X1, which produces MSANALGGDENQTALSITTTTVPPGQEFIDEFEELLECNETQIRIGERVTLAIASNGKSVGGGKNVNERKPNGIASTNCEEKSRSELDSEVSELLGSVIMHNCTGTRASARVIQKMKQDQTRPLTPPNERDPQRRDEKSMQKTPSQLRSCKPTWTNLERNHFFDALNEFGKDFDALGNYINTKLKRRSTADSAFKTKEQVRQHYYQTYHKICKYIKFSDEVKKPAQELYALINYGEMRRKLQFVTDKHFMKLRNLVYHGHITVRCKGKNLRIKTPSCKALRRLNQLDDSLEDIRLPSKIEVIVSPATMEAFGRVQTVAQNPRVRTTVPLHKKLVNFIKTFQMKWRSAEQKMAEEELKLFPSYCAPTPTLHSSDCNGPQSAENSERLPAFQDPEMCFLPKPGVPIHRPLLSITEYLGSGNICLAAYEERMGVKVRGETLSQDRAANKRPRTDSGSEKRSPDSKKNKLFNSPPYEKLDSDGPVGDIVFKEELGVMYEQDILPGKCESSSDELSDELQELLNADLDSSVVIKEGADNSQEEIKMPLNASDMTATITTNASSTTFNQNPNTANNQARMRRPVNARAGRASASNFKPLISEAVIRRIRKGWTISTAADITIGDLYVVLGQDSKLELDYYWTDRQQQQPSVNTVNTSNALINVNNMHVSNNCSLTFGGAALESMTQSDTKVFMQKQNGMPYNPSECDDPELLKSLSTAGVANKLKHLLLIANLSERMRKRQCSCGHTCERNVAKSRMERNLATKTYVSTKTFSTNINNDSNNVFRQPVAPIRRPLFNMDSVKQLNPLSRQKQSMRQVLVQRMILPGGSNANQSYDVLKIKNMENTLENAATNTVEQSTCAESQTSPESVNLSAAKTMTEVSTIVPLHHNPSTSSNSSPFISITNLNYGDSDAAAGLEEVDNNPSTSGAYKIASNNTDLVARFFQSSAVDNADISLSSSFPDSAFDESTSTSSLNGMTPTHLLRESTSNSRWLEENINDFSLTSLLGHLDEINATRDILDPSSNLSVISESSVDYMHKFQEITALMQSQDKD
- the LOC126758971 gene encoding syntaxin-4, which translates into the protein MVKDRLPELLQRSSSVLSTVSGTNGSALFQRSSNVELKFAEMSAPMDAILNPYSEIRVQLAQISANLETMSRMVQTINIRNFNEKEMDELRTQNLKMGNQLMNKFKEFKANMPPENDFTLEARMKRTLFYGLYQSYIQIWTKNEEFLQLYERKLKKNLEMHSKIMNCNSTEEEIEELIANKTTNLFVGNILEETENERRTLRDLMDRFNELKKLEKSIEDVHALFLRIQTLVMEQSETINRVEFVAQQATHFVDKGQNKLQKAESLKKKALKKKFWLIGIALAVLIVLILIGIYL
- the LOC126758937 gene encoding protein cramped isoform X2; its protein translation is MSANALGGDENQTALSITTTTVPPGQEFIDEFEELLECNETQIRIGERVTLAIASNGKSVGGGKNVNERKPNGIASTNCEEKSRSELDSEVSELLGSVIMHNCTGTRASARVIQKMKQDQTRPLTPPNERDPQRRDEKSMQKTPSQLRSCKPTWTNLERNHFFDALNEFGKDFDALGNYINTKLKRRSTADSAFKTKEQVRQHYYQTYHKICKYIKFSDVKKPAQELYALINYGEMRRKLQFVTDKHFMKLRNLVYHGHITVRCKGKNLRIKTPSCKALRRLNQLDDSLEDIRLPSKIEVIVSPATMEAFGRVQTVAQNPRVRTTVPLHKKLVNFIKTFQMKWRSAEQKMAEEELKLFPSYCAPTPTLHSSDCNGPQSAENSERLPAFQDPEMCFLPKPGVPIHRPLLSITEYLGSGNICLAAYEERMGVKVRGETLSQDRAANKRPRTDSGSEKRSPDSKKNKLFNSPPYEKLDSDGPVGDIVFKEELGVMYEQDILPGKCESSSDELSDELQELLNADLDSSVVIKEGADNSQEEIKMPLNASDMTATITTNASSTTFNQNPNTANNQARMRRPVNARAGRASASNFKPLISEAVIRRIRKGWTISTAADITIGDLYVVLGQDSKLELDYYWTDRQQQQPSVNTVNTSNALINVNNMHVSNNCSLTFGGAALESMTQSDTKVFMQKQNGMPYNPSECDDPELLKSLSTAGVANKLKHLLLIANLSERMRKRQCSCGHTCERNVAKSRMERNLATKTYVSTKTFSTNINNDSNNVFRQPVAPIRRPLFNMDSVKQLNPLSRQKQSMRQVLVQRMILPGGSNANQSYDVLKIKNMENTLENAATNTVEQSTCAESQTSPESVNLSAAKTMTEVSTIVPLHHNPSTSSNSSPFISITNLNYGDSDAAAGLEEVDNNPSTSGAYKIASNNTDLVARFFQSSAVDNADISLSSSFPDSAFDESTSTSSLNGMTPTHLLRESTSNSRWLEENINDFSLTSLLGHLDEINATRDILDPSSNLSVISESSVDYMHKFQEITALMQSQDKD